One window from the genome of Anopheles merus strain MAF chromosome 3R, AmerM5.1, whole genome shotgun sequence encodes:
- the LOC121596905 gene encoding ribonuclease H2 subunit A has protein sequence MDKKVKQEPESHSDVKQPRIENLETLGPYILEQDNAKNFVYVSDIPQLCKDEPCMLGVDEAGRGPVLGPMVYGIAFCPLSKKDILKQLGFADSKQLTEEKRDQIFDEMNRKDFAKEALGWAVEAISPNVISMCMLRRTKHSLNEVSMDSAIGLINSAIDAGVNIAEVYVDTVGPPEKYQAKLKGIFPKFKITVAKKADSTYPIVSAASIAAKVTRDHALKVWKFRERPNEEVISFGSGYPGDPTTKKFLGEIDLVFGFPRLVRFSWSTAGNALEKKAYDMEFEDETDAKDAEKASYGSEKLSKYFAASKNENRKRHEYFRERCLEHVADI, from the exons atggacaaaaaagtgaagcaaGAGCCTGAAAGTCATTCGGATGTGAAGCAGCCGAGAATAGAGAACCTGGAAACGTTGGGACCGTACATTTTGGAACAGGATAACGCTAAAAACTTCGTATACGTTTCCGACATCCCACAGCTGTGCAAGGATGAGCCATGTATGCTCGGTGTCGATGAAGCCGGCCGTGGACCAGTGCTCG GCCCTATGGTATACGGAATCGCTTTCTGTCCGCTATCAAAAAAAGACATTCTTAAACAGCTTGGATTTGCCGACTCGAAGCAACTGACCGAGGAAAAACGTGATCAAATATTCGATGAAATGAACCGCAAGGACTTTGCGAAGGAAGCCCTCGGATGGGCCGTCGAGGCCATATCGCCCAATGTGATCTCGATGTGCATGCTTAGAAGAACGAAGCATTCGCTCAACGAAGTGTCAATGGACTCTGCTATCGGGTTGATCAACTCGGCCATTGACGCGGGCGTTAACATTGCGGAGGTGTACGTGGATACGGTGGGACCACCGGAAAAGTATCAAGCCAAGCTGAAAGGCATCTTTCCTAAGTTCAAAATTACAGTCGCTAAGAAAGCCGATAGCACGTACCCAATCGTATCGGCGGCAAGTATTGCGGCGAAGGTGACGCGCGATCACGCCCTGAAGGTGTGGAAATTTCGTGAACGACCGAACGAAGAAGTGATCTCTTTCGGAAGCGGGTATCCGGGCGACCCGACTACGAAAAAGTTTTTGGGCGAAATTGATCTGGTGTTTGGATTTCCACGATTGGTACGGTTTAGCTGGTCCACTGCGGGGAATGCGCTGGAGAAGAAGGCGTATGATATGGAATTCGAGGATGAGACAGACGCCAAGGATGCCGAGAAAGCGTCGTATGGCAGTGAGAAGCTTTCGAAGTATTTTGCAGCatccaaaaacgaaaacagaaaGCGACACGAATACTTTCGGGAACGTTGTTTGGAGCATGTAGCGGATATTTAG
- the LOC121596899 gene encoding E3 UFM1-protein ligase 1 homolog, whose protein sequence is MADWDEIKRLAADFQKAQLSTGLQRLSERNCIEIVRLLIEKGLIDVIYTNDGKEYLTQDHLKQEVKDELYVRGGRVNLIELARVLNVDFGKIEYTAKRLVEKDPNLHLLLGQLIETSYLQRVASEINQKLVQYGEIHIGQLTTTYDLPTDFILNKIVLANLQKVIFAKQDPTNAHIFFTQSYIARNKAKIRGALAAITKPTPISVILNLTDVPARILYMSLNEMSSLGTVTVQSPAGQYIPHVYQRMQAQWVKDYFKQNGHIMYETVTKLGVSDVRSFVQAQLPDEKLVQLKNCIIGNRLIDQVKDSMDMCVTSNSYLDISTILPSSLSDDNIEEILTHILTPTIRKQTYVFGTVVLTVNFMDECVKGCLEIVNEHAKRAVESGSYQKYMAEKSMKHQEVDHGVMDEEKADKREERRKKASTGKGGGGAQGRETKTKSTKKHARGTRGNVSDSDDGGEIQTNASSKKGGKEPYIELITAKEIAKVVEKTLEPEGLEMLAKDVANYYFPILSKQALVKAHELYEQSLQKSNQNRRQTHASIQEKLNTLYNDIRLYEKGLKLFPADVQGQLLKYLLKTFGTDACNELCLYVASECNLNTNFNAPLTTEQRTKIANDSGPEYRSHLQTLCKALSASETVEDFLDKTEKTMQACSMMLKKIDKKKDRNLILCHKHGLLEQLTNCTDPALVLHLAVLIIFTISTQTMLHASGRHVSAILSFLQTVLSNDDSKVFNKYHDLVLKLLSTESSTTEEAKANAEDITKQLGELTPVVKNIAGNFKKAGVTPVE, encoded by the exons ATGGCTGATTGGGATGAAATCAAACGCTTGGCTGCTGATTTCCAGAAGGCACAGCTTTCCACAGGACTTCAAAG ATTATCGGAGAGAAATTGCATCGAAATTGTGAGATTGTTGATTGAAAAAGGGCTCATCGACGTAATCTACACGAACGATGGCAAGGAGTACCTCACGCAAGATCACCTCAAGCAGGAGGTGAAAGATGAACTGTACGTGCGTGGCGGTCGGGTGAACTTAATCGAGCTGGCCAGGGTGCTGAATGTCGACTTCGGAAAGATTGAGTACACAGCCAAGCGGCTGGTCGAGAAGGATCCTAATTTGCATCTCCTGCTTGGCCAGCTCATTGAGACGTCCTACTTGCAGCGAGTGGCATCGGAAATCAACCAGAAACTGGTGCAGTACGGTGAAATCCACATTGGACAGCTCACTACCACATACGATCTACCGACCGATTTCATTCTGAACAAAATCGTGCTGGCCAATCTGCAGAAGGTCATCTTTGCCAAGCAGGATCCAACGAATGCGCACATCTTTTTCACACAATCGTACATCGCACGGAACAAAGCGAAAATCCGTGGAGCGTTGGCAGCGATTACGAAACCCACTCCGATTTCCGTCATTCTGAATTTGACGGATGTGCCGGCACGCATACTGTACATGTCGCTGAATGAAATGTCTTCGCTCGGCACGGTTACGGTACAATCGCCGGCCGGTCAGTACATACCACACGTGTACCAGCGCATGCAAGCGCAGTGGGTGAAAGATTATTTCAAGCAGAATGGCCACATCATGTACGAGACCGTTACAAAGCTGGGTGTTTCGGACGTGCGTTCGTTTGTGCAGGCGCAGCTGCCAGATGAGAAGCTGGTACAGTTGAAGAATTGCATTATCGGTAATCGGCTAATCGATCAGGTGAAAGACTCGATGGATATGTGCGTAACGAGTAACTCGTACCTGGACATTTCAACCATACTGCCGTCGTCTTTAAGCGACGATAACATTGAAGAGATCCTTACGCACATCTTAACACCGACAATACGCAAACAAACGTACGTCTTCGGGACGGTCGTTCTGACAGTGAACTTCATGGACGAGTGCGTTAAAGGTTGTCTAGAGATTGTGAACGAGCATGCGAAGCGTGCGGTTGAAAGTGGTAGTTATCAAAAGTACATGGCAGAGAAGTCGATGAAGCATCAAGAGGTGGATCACGGTGTAATGGATGAGGAAAAGGCTGACAAGCGAGAGGAGCGACGCAAGAAGGCATCTACTGGGAagggtggtggcggtgcccAGGGTCGCGAGACGAAGACAAAATCAACGAAAAAGCATGCCCGAGGAACCCGGGGCAATGTGTCGGATTCGGACGACGGCGGAGAGATACAGACGAATGCGAGCAGCAAGAAGGGTGGAAAGGAGCCATACATTGAGCTTATCACAGCCAAGGAGATCGCCAAGGTGGTGGAAAAGACGCTCGAGCCTGAAGGACTGGAGATGTTGGCAAAGGACGTGGCAAATTACTACTTCCC AATTTTAAGCAAACAGGCACTGGTCAAAGCGCACGAGCTGTACGAGCAATCACTCCAGAAGAGCAATCAAAACCGTCGTCAAACTCATGCCAGCATTCAGGAGAAGCTCAACACACTATACAACGACATTCGGCTGTACGAGAAGGGATTGAAACTATTCCCAGCCGACGTGCAGGGACAGCTGCTCAAGTATCTGCTGAAAACGTTCGGCACGGATGCATGCAATGAGCTGTGCCTGTATGTGGCGTCCGAGTGTAATCTAAACACCAACTTTAACGCACCACTCACTACTGAACAGCGGACCAAGATTGCGAACGACAGTGGGCCAGAATATCGATCCCACCTACAGACGCTCTGCAAAGCGCTGTCCGCCAGTGAAACGGTGGAAGATTTTCTCGACAAAACGGAAAAGACGATGCAGGCGTGCAGCATGATGCTGAAAAAGATCGACAAGAAAAAGGATAG AAACCTAATTCTCTGCCACAAGCATGGTCTGCTGGAGCAGCTGACCAACTGTACCGATCCGGCCCTGGTACTTCATCTTGCCGTACTGATTATCTTTACTATCTCAACGCAAACCATGCTGCACGCTTCCGGTCGGCACGTGTCCGCTATTTTAAGCTTCCTGCAGACGGTGCTGAGCAATGACGACTCAAAAGTATTCAACAAATACCATG ATCTGGTACTGAAGTTACTAAGTACGGAAAGCTCCACCACGGAAGAAGCTAAGGCAAATGCGGAAGATATTACAAAGCAGCTGGGTGAACTGACGCCTGTTGTGAAGAACATTGCTGGCAACTTTAAGAAAGCTGGCGTAACTCCAGTAGAGTAA
- the LOC121596901 gene encoding monocarboxylate transporter 10, with product MTENSRIVKDSVTPVIVKGAVAATNGHHAQLNGGHAALGKDGKKVIVPLLEADAHAVHEPPDGGTRAWLVMIGAFLCNGVLFGVINTYSVVYLSLQKQLQAVGDNEASSKAALVGSLTIGTTFLLSPVSGILTDKIGLRRTTFIGGLLTCSGMFLSSFFTDNVTALYFTYGIMFGLGAALAYTPSLAILGHYFKRYLGLVNGIVTAGSSVFTAIMPICLDYLVEHTGLKTSFRILAVISSFVIFCAMLYKPLQPPPPPPKVKPGRSAVNTFLRSFINFDNWKKKRYIIWAVSIPIALFGYFVPYVHMGKFVQDNFPGKGENLPVMCIGITSGLGRLLFGFIADMPRVNRVLLQQMSFVLIGTLTMCLPATGSFPLLLAIALAMGLFDGCFISLLGPIAYDICGPRGATQAIGFLLGMCSLPLTLGPPVAGMLYDQTGSYKLPFILAGIPPLFGASTMFLIRCVKDEASKQQTMTTEPKLEPLAHTAWDCENPTDGKPINGQLHHERRATLASSESLTAEKNESG from the exons ATGACCGAGAACTCGAGAATCGTCAAAGATAGTGTAACGCCCGTGATCGTGAAAGGAGCAGTAGCGGCCACGAATGGGCATCACGCGCAGCTGAACGGTGGTCACGCCGCCCTCGGGAAGGATGGCAAGAAGGTGATCGTACCGTTGCTGGAGGCCGATGCTCACGCAGTGCACGAACCGCCAGACGGTGGTACTCGGGCCTGGCTGGTGATGATTGGTGCATTCCTCTGCAACGGTGTCCTGTTCGGTGTGATCAACACGTACAGCGTAGTGTACCTGAGCCTTCAGAAGCAGCTACAGGCGGTCGGAGACAATGAAGCATCCAGCAAAGCAG CACTCGTCGGTTCGTTGACGATCGGCACGACCTTTCTGCTCTCCCCCGTATCTGGTATCCTGACGGACAAGATTGGGCTGCGGCGAACAACCTTCATTGGTGGGCTGCTAACATGCAGCGGTATGTTCCTGTCGTCCTTCTTCACGGATAACGTTACCGCACTGTATTTCACGTACGGTATCATGTTTGGGCTGGGAGCGGCACTGGCCTATACTCCATCCCTCGCTATTCTCGGTCACTATTTCAAGCGCTACCTAGGGCTGGTGAATGGTATCGTAACGGCAGGCTCGAGCGTGTTCACCGCCATCATGCCCATCTGTCTCGACTATCTGGTCGAACATACCGGGCTGAAAACGTCCTTCCGCATACTGGCCGTCATCTCGAGCTTTGTGATATTCTGTGCAATGCTATACAAACCACTACAAcctccgccaccaccgccgaagGTAAAACCGGGCCGCTCGGCCGTCAACACGTTCCTCCGTTCGTTCATCAACTTTGACAACTGGAAGAAGAAGCGATATATCATCTGGGCGGTTTCGATCCCTATCGCACTGTTCGGGTACTTTGTGCCGTACGTCCATATGGGAAAGTTTGTGCAGGACAATTTCCCGGGGAAGGGCGAAAATCTGCCTGTAATGTGCATTGGCATCACGTCCGGATTGGGACGACTGCTGTTCGGATTCATTGCTGATATGCCACGCGTAAACAgagtgctgctgcagcaaatgTCGTTCGTGCTGATCGGTACGCTGACGATGTGTTTACCGGCGACCGgttcgttcccgctgctgctggccatTGCCCTGGCGATGGGTCTGTTCGATGGGTGCTTCATCTCACTGCTAGGACCGATCGCGTACGATATCTGTGGACCGCGCGGCGCAACACAAGCGATCGGATTTCTGCTCGGGATGTGCTCACTGCCCCTGACGCTTGGACCGCCAGTTGCGGGCATGCTGTATGATCAGACCGGTTCGTACAAACTGCCCTTCATTCTGGCCGGTATTCCACCGCTGTTCGGTGCTAGCACCATGTTCCTTATACGCTGCGTCAAGGATGAGGCCTCAAAGCAGCAAACAATGACGACGGAACCGAAGCTGGAACCGCTGGCACACACTGCCTGGGACTGCG AAAACCCAACGGATGGTAAACCGATAAATGGACAGCTACATCACGAGCGCCGGGCAACGTTGGCCAGTTCAG AATCACTCACAgcggaaaaaaatgaatcggGTTag
- the LOC121597164 gene encoding uncharacterized protein LOC121597164 isoform X1, with product MRPPTAKASVATGQAAALAILVSLATFSAAVPTSVLADSKETNGHREVTASPGLNRLTTDDAMYGDDRAGPSNPQKRGVNPLLYREAELRNDFSGNSIPQNGVWEDVDVPLPGMAYPLELFDAPIEPGPFDRFNQQQQQQRTYDVLQNLLSRQPSPYNPLFIGRPVSGGYPVRMHGPGGAYGTERKKRTLATGPAKSYSHQMRNRPQAKRSSPLVPLLFCTFPLVPPVVGEKHLERHTQGMQQNKEKTESTVLRPSLSTNGATDGGYHHNSSTVVLKRSTGKLSPAEVFSLLALMDSRDPYRPLSPLPEYIPDDQTNDVLAYAPNGMYPDVALPLALEQLLGARGGGGAGGDGYAYDDAGEWMNGWTEPSVDYMGIPIADLDALGALNDGKTVGSINAYMPQKRFMVSKKKRSVMQAPSPAAVVGCKPGDASCGAQSHQQGGIIQAAA from the exons GCCATCGGGAAGTTACGGCTTCCCCGGGACTGAACCGGTTGACTACGGACGATGCTATGTACGGCGACGACCGGGCCGGTCCATCGAACCCTCAGAAACGTGGAG TGAACCCGCTGCTCTATCGGGAGGCCGAACTTCGGAACGACTTTTCCGGTAATTCGATTCCCCAGAATGGAGTGTGGGAAGATGTGGACGTACCGCTGCCGGGGATGGCGTATCCGTTGGAACTGTTCGATGCACCCATCGAGCCGGGTCCTTTCGACCGGTTtaaccagcaacagcagcaacagcggacGTACGACGTACTGCAGAACCTGCTGAGCCGTCAACCTTCGCCGTACAATCCTCTGTTCATCGGCAGACCAGTGTCCGGTGGGTACCCGGTGAGAATGCACGGCCCTGGCGGTGCCTACGGTACGGAACGGAAGAAGCGTACTTTGGCAACTGGGCCGGCGAAATCGTATTCCCATCAGATGCG CAACCGACCGCAAGCCAAGCGCTCCTCTCCATTGGTTCCGCTGCTTTTTTGTACCTTCCCACTGGTCCCACCTGTTGTTGGCGAAAAGCATCTCGAACGACATACTCAAGGAATGCAACAAAATAAAGAGAAAACAGAAAGCACAGTACTACGTCCTTCTCTATCCACTAATGGTGCTACCGATGGCGGCTACCATCATAACTCGTCCACAGTGGT CTTAAAGCGCAGTACGGGTAAGTTGTCACCAGCCGAAGTGTTCTCGCTGCTTGCGCTGATGGATTCACGCGATCCCTACCGCCCACTATCACCCCTGCCCGAGTACATCCCGGACGATCAGACGAACGATGTGTTGGCCTACGCTCCAAATGGAATGTATCCAGACGTTGCACTACCGCTGGCCCTGGAGCAGCTGCTGGGAGCGCGAGGTGGTGGCGGTGCAGGTGGCGATGGTTACGCGTACGATGATGCTGGCGAGTGGATGAACGGTTGGACGGAACCATCAGTTGACTACATGGGTATTCCAATTGCCGATCTGGATGCGCTTGGGGCGCTTAACGATGGCAAAACCGTGGGCTCGATCAATG CATACATGCCGCAGAAGCGCTTTATGGTGTCGAAGAAAAAGCGTAGCGTGATGCAAGCACCTTCTCCAGCAGCTGTCGTCGGTTGCAAGCCGGGCGATGCATCATGTGGCGCTCAGTCGCATCAGCAGGGAGGCATCATTCAAGCGGCCGCCTAA
- the LOC121597168 gene encoding uncharacterized protein LOC121597168, whose product MKLLLVVLFASVAWAQRPLTVAVIDKMYQVYPMYRQIQDYVINQVADARMASSARIDEFHRDIIMIKSNYLATSIRQEQDLITQINGQPLSVNQQCLSFLRQSAEVNMNLAGVSYSTCITNAGDSLVTTVKAFYELLDTDEARYVGVGLFEEFRDENVFFDPQRIISKLENRVFRLEDYPTHIGSEVLDAVAGLSNMLENIRLNYINCMTLGEQMLRSALQLGLLQLEQTCNGNLIPVAEEAPVPPNVGATPEPTEVPTEEPTPEPETPAPEH is encoded by the exons atgaAGCTTCTTTTGGTGGTGCTTTTTGCAAGC GTTGCTTGGGCCCAGCGTCCACTAACGGTGGCTGTGATCGATAAGATGTACCAAGTGTACCCGATGTACCGTCAAATCCAGGACTATGTGATCAACCAGGTAGCGGATGCACGTATGGCGAGCTCTGCTCGAATCGACGAATTCCACAGAGACATCATTATGATCAAGAGTAACTACCTCGCGACCTCCATCAGGCAGGAGCAGGATTTGATAACACAGATCAATGGCCAACCGCTTTCCGTCAATCAGCAGTGTCTGAGCTTCCTTCGCCAGAGTGCTGAGGTTAACATGAACCTGGCCGGTGTGTCCTACAGTACCTGTATTACCAACGCCGGTGATTCCCTCGTAACAACCGTAAAAGCTTTCTACGAGCTGCTGGACACGGACGAGGCGCGTTACGTCGGTGTTGGACTGTTTGAGGAGTTCCGCGATGAGAATGTGTTTTTCGATCCTCAGCGCATCATCTCGAAGCTGGAGAACCGCGTGTTCCGGCTAGAAGATTACCCAACGCACATCGGTAGCGAAGTGCTTGATGCTGTCGCTGGGCTCTCCAACATGCTGGAGAACATTCGCCTGAACTACATCAACTGCATGACGTTGGGCGAGCAGATGTTGAGGTCCGCGCTGCAGCTGGGATTGCTACAGCTTGAACAGACTTGCAATGGCAATTTGATTCCGGTTGCAGAGGAAGCCCCAGTACCACCTAACGTGGGTGCTACACCTGAACCCACAGAGGTACCCACAGAGGAACCCACACCCGAGCCGGAGACACCTGCACCAGAACACTAA